The following coding sequences are from one Streptomyces sp. NBC_01232 window:
- a CDS encoding LPXTG cell wall anchor domain-containing protein, translated as MSDRKRSTALALASALAGSAVLFTAPAAHAAVVDVAYDCKTPIGDKSAVSPIDIKAVKEGNGYKLTVSFQKGVSSSPIELGKGAMSPSAVVLVGGAEKASVPVSGPPNPEAIPPDTPIKITDLSGTYTPRKSGKVTFTAGVLTIKAMGTTTTCTPGNSPGPSLELDVTAPGGGGAQPGGDTTGNSAGNSAGNSTGDTLPQTGPTDSALALGTLGGTVLLTGAAGVLWLTRRGQRARS; from the coding sequence GTGTCCGACCGCAAACGTTCCACCGCGCTCGCGCTGGCCTCCGCGCTGGCCGGTTCGGCGGTGCTGTTCACCGCCCCCGCGGCCCATGCCGCCGTCGTCGACGTGGCCTACGACTGCAAGACCCCGATCGGGGACAAGTCGGCCGTGTCGCCCATCGACATCAAGGCCGTCAAGGAGGGGAACGGCTACAAGCTGACGGTGTCCTTCCAGAAGGGCGTCTCCTCCAGCCCCATCGAGCTGGGCAAGGGCGCGATGAGCCCCAGCGCCGTCGTCCTCGTCGGCGGCGCCGAGAAGGCGTCCGTACCGGTCTCGGGCCCGCCCAACCCCGAGGCCATCCCCCCGGACACCCCCATCAAGATCACCGATCTCTCGGGCACCTACACGCCCAGGAAGAGCGGCAAGGTCACCTTCACCGCCGGCGTGCTCACCATCAAGGCGATGGGCACCACCACGACCTGCACCCCCGGCAACAGTCCGGGACCGTCACTGGAACTGGACGTCACGGCGCCCGGCGGGGGCGGCGCGCAGCCCGGCGGCGACACCACCGGGAACAGCGCCGGGAACAGCGCCGGGAACAGCACCGGCGACACCCTCCCGCAGACCGGGCCCACCGACTCCGCCCTCGCCCTCGGCACCCTGGGCGGCACCGTGCTGCTCACCGGCGCGGCGGGCGTGCTCTGGCTGACCCGGCGCGGCCAGCGGGCCCGGTCCTGA
- a CDS encoding peptide MFS transporter, protein MASSLTTASPSPAHEKTVLGHPIGLATLFMTEMWERFSYYGMRALLVLYLVSGGVDAATGSQGGGLGFTAATATAIYSVYVAMVYLMAMPGGWFGDRVWGARKTVTIAGVVIMAGHVALAMPGQMSFFIGLLLVAVGSGLLKANISTMVGHLYRGVDDPRRDSGFTIFYIGINVGALLAPIGIGMVGELVNWHLGFALAAVGMGIGLVVYLLAGRTLSPQSSIVPNPLSAPERKAVIVKALAVLAVIAVFYGAVVAADMFTIKWALYPITIAGLLIPVAVLVRIKRDKDLSTVEQTRMSAYIWFFVAAAVFWMIYDQGGSTLSLFGDKNSERSLFGWEVPTTIFQSLNPLFVVALAPVFAAAWVALARRNREPSTIVKFSVALIIVGASFFVFALPLNQTAGNDTKVTMWWLVLIFLMHTLAELCLSPVGLSVTTKMAPQKYGSQMMGVWFLAVTAGDCITGLMGLADVQLNGVGVILFQAFAAVLAGLAIFMYRKKVNQLMDGMG, encoded by the coding sequence ATGGCTTCCAGCCTGACGACGGCCTCACCGAGCCCCGCTCACGAGAAGACCGTCCTCGGCCACCCGATCGGCCTGGCCACGCTGTTCATGACCGAGATGTGGGAGCGCTTCTCCTACTACGGCATGCGTGCGCTTCTCGTTCTGTACCTGGTCTCCGGCGGTGTCGACGCCGCGACCGGCAGCCAGGGTGGTGGCCTCGGCTTCACCGCCGCGACGGCCACGGCGATCTACTCCGTCTACGTGGCCATGGTCTACCTCATGGCCATGCCCGGCGGCTGGTTCGGAGACCGCGTCTGGGGTGCCCGCAAGACGGTCACCATCGCCGGTGTCGTGATCATGGCGGGCCACGTGGCGCTCGCCATGCCCGGCCAGATGTCGTTCTTCATCGGTCTGCTGCTGGTCGCGGTCGGCTCCGGCCTGCTGAAGGCCAACATCTCCACGATGGTCGGCCACCTGTACCGCGGCGTGGACGACCCGCGCCGTGACAGCGGCTTCACGATCTTCTACATCGGCATCAACGTGGGTGCCCTCCTCGCGCCGATCGGCATCGGCATGGTCGGCGAGCTCGTGAACTGGCACCTCGGCTTCGCGCTCGCCGCCGTCGGCATGGGCATCGGCCTCGTGGTCTACCTGCTCGCCGGCCGCACCCTGAGCCCGCAGAGCAGCATCGTCCCGAACCCGCTGTCCGCGCCCGAGCGCAAGGCCGTGATCGTCAAGGCCCTCGCCGTACTGGCCGTCATCGCCGTCTTCTACGGCGCCGTGGTCGCGGCGGACATGTTCACCATCAAGTGGGCGCTGTACCCGATCACCATCGCCGGTCTGCTCATCCCGGTCGCCGTCCTCGTCCGCATCAAGCGGGACAAGGACCTGTCCACCGTCGAGCAGACCCGGATGAGCGCCTACATCTGGTTCTTCGTGGCCGCCGCCGTCTTCTGGATGATCTACGACCAGGGCGGTTCGACGCTCTCGCTCTTCGGTGACAAGAACTCCGAGCGCAGCCTGTTCGGCTGGGAAGTCCCGACCACCATCTTCCAGTCGCTGAACCCGCTCTTCGTGGTGGCCCTGGCCCCGGTCTTCGCCGCCGCGTGGGTGGCCCTGGCCCGCCGCAACCGCGAGCCCAGCACCATCGTGAAGTTCTCGGTGGCCCTGATCATCGTCGGCGCCTCGTTCTTCGTCTTCGCGCTGCCGCTGAACCAGACCGCCGGCAACGACACCAAGGTCACCATGTGGTGGCTGGTGCTCATCTTCCTGATGCACACCCTCGCCGAGCTGTGCCTGTCGCCGGTCGGCCTGTCGGTCACCACGAAGATGGCGCCGCAGAAGTACGGCTCCCAGATGATGGGCGTCTGGTTCCTGGCCGTCACCGCCGGTGACTGCATCACCGGTCTGATGGGTCTGGCCGACGTGCAGCTGAACGGCGTCGGGGTCATCCTCTTCCAGGCGTTCGCCGCCGTGCTCGCCGGCCTCGCGATCTTCATGTACCGCAAGAAGGTCAACCAGCTGATGGACGGCATGGGCTGA
- a CDS encoding 5-(carboxyamino)imidazole ribonucleotide synthase produces the protein MTFPVVGMVGGGQLARMTHEAGIPLGIRFKLLSDTPQDSAAQVVSDVVIGDYRDLETLRAFARGCDVITFDHEHVPMEHLRALEADGIPVRPGPDALVHAQDKGVMRAKLDEIGAPSPRHRIVSDPDDVSAFAAEVGGFPVILKTVRGGYDGKGVWFVRTPEDAHAPFKAGVPVLAEEKVEFVRELAANIVRSPHGQAVAYPVVESVQVDGVCDTVIAPAPNLSEALAGEAQALALRIAKELGVTGHLAVELFETIDGRILVNELAMRPHNSGHWTQDGAVTSQFANHVRAVLDLPLGDPRPRARWTVMANVLGGDYPDMYAAYLHCMAHDPQLKIHMYGKDVKHGRKVGHVNTYGDDLDDVLERARHAAGYLRGTITE, from the coding sequence GTGACGTTCCCGGTAGTCGGCATGGTCGGCGGCGGTCAGCTCGCCCGCATGACCCACGAGGCGGGTATCCCCCTCGGCATCAGATTCAAGCTCCTCAGTGACACCCCGCAGGACTCGGCGGCCCAGGTCGTGAGCGATGTCGTCATCGGCGACTATCGCGACCTGGAGACGTTGCGAGCCTTCGCGCGCGGTTGTGACGTGATCACCTTCGACCACGAGCATGTACCCATGGAGCACCTGCGGGCCCTGGAAGCGGACGGCATCCCCGTCCGCCCGGGGCCCGACGCTTTGGTACACGCCCAGGACAAGGGGGTGATGCGTGCCAAGCTCGACGAGATCGGCGCGCCCAGCCCCCGCCACCGGATCGTGAGCGATCCGGACGACGTGAGCGCCTTCGCGGCCGAGGTGGGCGGGTTCCCCGTCATCCTCAAGACCGTGCGGGGCGGCTACGACGGCAAGGGGGTGTGGTTCGTCCGCACCCCCGAGGACGCGCACGCCCCCTTCAAGGCGGGCGTCCCGGTCCTCGCGGAGGAGAAGGTCGAGTTCGTCCGCGAGCTCGCGGCCAACATCGTCCGCTCCCCGCACGGACAGGCGGTCGCCTATCCCGTCGTGGAGTCCGTCCAGGTGGACGGCGTCTGCGACACGGTGATCGCCCCGGCCCCGAACCTCTCGGAGGCCCTCGCGGGCGAGGCCCAGGCCCTCGCCCTGCGCATCGCCAAGGAACTCGGCGTGACCGGCCACCTGGCCGTGGAACTGTTCGAGACCATCGACGGCCGGATCCTGGTCAACGAGCTGGCGATGCGCCCGCACAACAGCGGCCACTGGACCCAGGACGGCGCCGTCACCTCACAGTTCGCCAACCACGTGCGCGCGGTCCTGGACCTCCCGCTCGGCGACCCGCGCCCCCGCGCCCGGTGGACGGTCATGGCGAACGTGCTGGGCGGGGACTACCCCGACATGTACGCGGCGTACCTGCACTGCATGGCCCACGACCCCCAGCTGAAGATCCACATGTACGGCAAGGACGTGAAACACGGCCGCAAGGTCGGCCACGTCAACACCTACGGCGACGATCTGGACGATGTGCTGGAGCGCGCACGTCACGCAGCCGGCTATCTCAGAGGAACGATCACCGAATGA
- a CDS encoding response regulator transcription factor produces the protein MTRVLLAEDDASISEPLARALRREGYEVEVREDGPTALDAGLQGGVDLVVLDLGLPGMDGLEVARRLRAEGHGFPILVLTARADEVDTVVGLDAGADDYVTKPFRLAELLARVRALLRRGANEAAQPPATHGVRIDVESHRAWMGEEELQLTAKEFDLLRVLVRDAGRVVTRDQLMREVWDTTWWSSTKTLDMHISWLRKKLGDDAANPRYIATVRGVGFRFEKS, from the coding sequence ATGACGCGTGTACTGCTCGCCGAGGACGACGCATCCATCTCGGAACCCCTGGCCCGCGCCCTGCGCCGGGAGGGGTACGAGGTAGAGGTGCGGGAGGACGGCCCCACCGCGCTGGACGCGGGACTGCAGGGCGGCGTCGACCTCGTCGTCCTCGACCTGGGCCTGCCGGGCATGGACGGCCTGGAGGTCGCCCGCCGGCTGCGCGCCGAGGGCCACGGCTTCCCGATCCTGGTCCTCACCGCCCGGGCGGACGAGGTCGACACGGTCGTCGGCCTGGACGCCGGCGCCGACGACTACGTGACCAAGCCCTTCCGCCTGGCCGAGCTGCTCGCCCGGGTCCGGGCCCTGCTCCGGCGCGGTGCCAACGAGGCCGCCCAGCCCCCCGCCACCCACGGCGTGCGGATCGACGTCGAGTCGCACCGCGCCTGGATGGGCGAGGAGGAGCTCCAGCTGACGGCCAAGGAGTTCGACCTCCTGCGGGTCCTGGTCCGCGACGCCGGCCGGGTCGTCACGCGCGACCAGCTCATGCGCGAGGTCTGGGACACGACCTGGTGGTCCTCCACCAAGACCCTCGACATGCACATCTCCTGGCTGCGCAAGAAGCTGGGCGACGACGCCGCCAACCCCCGCTACATCGCCACCGTGCGCGGCGTCGGTTTCCGCTTCGAGAAGAGCTGA
- a CDS encoding ATP-binding protein: MRRRLISSTLAVVLVVIAVFGVSLVIVETRTITSSAQDRIESEALRLVGIVEANVLEKKPIDPVALGEQLDSGHYARITVPGRPAVEVGTPIPESVIRGTARGESGEVVVVEESRSTVTREVGRTLAVVGAVALLAVVAAVLLAVRQANRLASPLTDLAETAERLGSGDPRPRHKRYGVPELDRVADVLDSSAERIGRMLTAERRLAADASHQLRTPLTALSMRLEEITVTDDLETVREEATIALTQVERLTDVVQRLLTNSRDPRTGSAVPFDLDEVVKQQQEEWRPAYRSAGRAIVRSGKQGVRAVGTPGAVSQVLATLVENALMHGGGTVALRTRVIGNQAVLEVTDEGPGVPPDLGNRIFERAISGRNSTGIGLAVARDLAEADGGRLELLQTQPPVFALFLSRTAPEPTEPQSTVR; this comes from the coding sequence ATGCGCCGCCGCCTCATCTCTTCCACGCTCGCCGTGGTGCTCGTCGTGATCGCCGTCTTCGGGGTCTCCCTCGTCATCGTGGAGACCCGCACCATCACCAGCAGCGCCCAGGACCGCATCGAGTCCGAGGCGCTGCGGCTCGTGGGCATCGTCGAGGCGAACGTCCTGGAGAAGAAGCCGATCGACCCCGTGGCCCTCGGCGAACAGCTGGACTCCGGTCACTACGCGCGGATCACCGTCCCCGGCCGGCCGGCCGTCGAGGTGGGCACCCCCATCCCCGAGAGCGTCATCCGCGGCACCGCCCGCGGGGAGTCGGGCGAGGTCGTGGTCGTCGAGGAGTCCCGCTCCACCGTCACCCGCGAGGTCGGGCGGACCCTCGCCGTGGTCGGCGCGGTCGCGCTGCTGGCCGTCGTGGCGGCCGTACTCCTCGCCGTACGGCAGGCCAACCGGCTGGCCTCCCCGCTCACCGACCTCGCCGAGACGGCGGAACGGCTCGGGTCGGGCGACCCGCGGCCCCGGCACAAGCGGTACGGGGTCCCCGAGCTGGACCGGGTCGCGGACGTACTGGACTCCAGCGCCGAGCGGATCGGCCGGATGCTGACGGCCGAACGGCGGCTCGCCGCGGACGCCTCCCACCAGCTGCGCACCCCCCTCACCGCGCTCTCCATGCGGCTGGAGGAGATCACGGTGACCGACGACCTGGAGACCGTACGGGAGGAGGCGACGATCGCCCTGACCCAGGTGGAACGGCTCACGGACGTCGTCCAGCGGCTGCTCACGAACTCGCGCGACCCCCGGACCGGCTCGGCGGTCCCCTTCGACCTGGACGAGGTCGTCAAGCAGCAGCAGGAGGAGTGGCGCCCGGCCTACCGCAGCGCCGGACGGGCCATCGTCCGCTCGGGCAAGCAGGGCGTACGCGCCGTCGGCACCCCGGGCGCGGTCTCGCAGGTACTGGCCACCCTGGTCGAGAACGCCCTGATGCACGGCGGCGGCACGGTCGCGCTGCGCACCCGGGTGATCGGCAACCAGGCGGTGCTGGAGGTCACGGACGAGGGGCCCGGGGTCCCGCCGGACCTCGGCAACCGGATCTTCGAGCGGGCGATCAGCGGCCGCAACTCCACCGGCATCGGCCTCGCGGTGGCCCGGGACCTCGCGGAGGCGGACGGCGGCCGACTGGAGCTGCTGCAGACGCAGCCGCCGGTGTTCGCGCTGTTCCTCAGCCGCACGGCGCCGGAACCCACCGAACCGCAGAGCACGGTCCGCTAG
- a CDS encoding neocarzinostatin apoprotein domain-containing protein has product MRRVGALLAAGLAVCVLALFPAGPAASAEGKPAVALSLQEAAKGTGITVTGTGWPAKTLVMLLVCGQNMIGGTNSCANADGAAVSVAADGRFTAQLPVVAPPKPCPCIVNVTSVNGDQSTVATPLKITDHPVAELPAESGTARLAMLTGVRLEGEDGVLTWFGAPPARKFKVTVGNLGPVPVKDPVFQLGTAHGVFAPLWEEARWKGTIPPGGKAEIALDVSLAAGAHGDYTISLKYGETVVATQPWGVDRPYGVLLFWGLLLLVIPAAVFRTGMAVVDRVRPRATAAVGRHRGVRLPDAASAVTARLPRIPARRPPGPAAGSDGPEQSPQTTTAVLPWFTPDSAPGTAPQASAPSENRSTTKGHS; this is encoded by the coding sequence GTGAGAAGAGTCGGAGCCCTGCTGGCCGCAGGGCTGGCGGTGTGCGTCCTCGCCCTGTTCCCCGCGGGCCCGGCCGCCTCCGCCGAGGGCAAGCCCGCCGTGGCGCTCTCCCTCCAGGAGGCCGCCAAGGGCACCGGGATCACCGTCACCGGCACCGGCTGGCCCGCGAAAACGCTGGTGATGCTGCTCGTCTGCGGACAGAACATGATCGGCGGCACCAACAGCTGCGCCAACGCCGACGGCGCCGCCGTCTCGGTCGCCGCCGACGGCCGCTTCACCGCCCAGCTGCCCGTGGTGGCACCGCCCAAGCCCTGCCCCTGCATCGTCAACGTCACCTCCGTCAACGGCGACCAGTCCACCGTCGCGACCCCCCTGAAGATCACCGACCACCCGGTCGCCGAGCTGCCCGCCGAATCCGGCACGGCCCGCCTCGCGATGCTCACCGGGGTCCGGCTGGAGGGCGAGGACGGGGTGCTGACCTGGTTCGGCGCCCCGCCCGCCCGGAAGTTCAAGGTCACCGTCGGCAACCTCGGTCCGGTCCCCGTCAAGGACCCGGTCTTCCAGCTCGGCACCGCGCACGGGGTGTTCGCCCCGCTGTGGGAGGAGGCCCGCTGGAAGGGCACCATCCCGCCCGGCGGCAAGGCGGAGATCGCCCTCGACGTGAGCCTCGCCGCGGGGGCCCACGGCGACTACACGATCTCCCTCAAGTACGGCGAGACCGTGGTGGCCACCCAGCCCTGGGGCGTCGACCGCCCGTACGGGGTGCTGCTCTTCTGGGGCCTGCTCCTGCTGGTGATCCCGGCCGCGGTCTTCCGTACCGGCATGGCCGTCGTCGACCGCGTCCGGCCGCGCGCCACGGCCGCCGTCGGCCGCCACCGGGGCGTACGGCTCCCCGACGCGGCCTCCGCGGTGACGGCCCGGCTGCCGAGGATCCCGGCCCGGCGGCCGCCCGGGCCGGCCGCGGGCTCCGACGGCCCGGAGCAGTCCCCCCAGACCACCACGGCGGTCCTGCCGTGGTTCACCCCGGACAGCGCGCCGGGCACAGCACCACAGGCGTCCGCACCGTCTGAGAACCGTTCGACGACGAAGGGACATTCGTGA
- a CDS encoding GtrA family protein, whose amino-acid sequence MSTPGGSVLERVRGLVREVAKFGAVGGLGVLVNLGVFNLIRNTTDLQVVRASVIATVVAIATNYIGFRYFAYRDRAKSGRTRELTLFAVFSGIGLVIESGVLYAATYGFGWDGPVASNVFKFIGIGTATVFRFWSYRTWVFKALPAPAEPTEPMPDPAPVPKPERRPEPLPEPEPANN is encoded by the coding sequence ATGAGCACCCCGGGCGGATCTGTCCTCGAACGTGTACGCGGCCTCGTGCGAGAGGTCGCCAAGTTCGGGGCGGTCGGCGGTCTGGGGGTCCTGGTCAACCTGGGTGTCTTCAACCTGATCCGCAACACGACCGACCTGCAGGTGGTCCGCGCGAGCGTGATAGCCACCGTCGTCGCCATCGCCACGAACTACATCGGCTTCCGCTACTTCGCCTACCGGGACCGCGCCAAGAGCGGCCGGACCCGCGAGCTGACCCTGTTCGCCGTGTTCAGCGGCATCGGCCTGGTCATCGAGAGCGGTGTGCTCTACGCCGCCACCTACGGCTTCGGCTGGGACGGCCCGGTCGCGAGCAACGTCTTCAAGTTCATCGGCATCGGGACCGCCACCGTGTTCCGCTTCTGGTCGTACCGGACCTGGGTCTTCAAGGCCCTGCCCGCACCGGCCGAGCCGACCGAACCGATGCCGGATCCGGCGCCCGTGCCGAAGCCGGAGCGCAGGCCGGAGCCGCTGCCCGAGCCGGAGCCCGCGAACAACTAG
- the hutI gene encoding imidazolonepropionase produces the protein MTTTAITNIGSLVTNDPSVGDGSPLGLLQDATVLIEADKIAWVGPAAKAPAADEVFDAAGRAVIPGFVDSHSHLVFAGDRTQEFNARMSGRAYSAGGIRTTVAATRAATDAELEANLVRHLDEARRQGTTTFETKSGYGLTVADEARALRIAAAHTEEVTYLGAHIVSPDFAEDPAGYVDLVTGEMLAACAPYARWVDVFCEKGAFDGDQARAILTAGAAAGLIPRVHANQLSYGPGVQLAVELEAASADHCTHLTDADVDALAQAAGTTVATLLPGAEFSTRAQWPDARRLIDAGATVALSTDCNPGSSYTSSMPFCIALAVRDMRMTPDEALWSATAGGARALRRDDIGLLAPGARADLALLDAPSHVHLAYRPGVPLVSAVWQRGRRAC, from the coding sequence ATGACCACCACCGCCATCACCAACATCGGCAGCCTCGTCACCAACGACCCGTCCGTCGGCGACGGCTCGCCCCTCGGCCTCCTCCAGGACGCGACGGTCCTCATCGAGGCCGACAAGATCGCCTGGGTCGGCCCCGCCGCCAAGGCGCCCGCTGCCGACGAGGTCTTCGACGCGGCCGGCCGGGCCGTCATCCCCGGCTTCGTCGACTCCCACTCCCACCTCGTGTTCGCCGGCGACCGCACGCAGGAGTTCAACGCCCGGATGTCGGGCCGCGCCTACTCCGCCGGCGGCATCCGCACCACCGTCGCCGCCACCCGCGCCGCCACCGACGCGGAGCTGGAGGCCAACCTGGTGCGCCACCTCGACGAGGCCCGCCGCCAGGGCACCACCACCTTCGAGACCAAGTCCGGCTACGGCCTCACCGTCGCCGACGAGGCCCGCGCCCTGCGGATCGCCGCCGCGCACACCGAGGAGGTCACCTACCTCGGCGCGCACATCGTCTCCCCCGACTTCGCCGAGGACCCGGCCGGCTACGTCGACCTCGTCACCGGCGAGATGCTGGCGGCCTGCGCCCCGTACGCCCGCTGGGTGGACGTCTTCTGCGAGAAGGGCGCCTTCGACGGCGACCAGGCCCGCGCGATCCTCACCGCCGGCGCCGCCGCCGGACTGATCCCGCGCGTCCACGCCAACCAGCTCTCGTACGGGCCCGGCGTGCAGCTCGCCGTCGAGCTGGAGGCGGCCTCGGCCGACCACTGCACCCACCTCACCGACGCCGACGTCGACGCGCTCGCCCAGGCCGCCGGCACCACCGTCGCCACCCTGCTGCCCGGCGCCGAGTTCTCCACCCGCGCCCAGTGGCCCGACGCCCGCCGCCTGATCGACGCGGGCGCCACCGTCGCCCTGTCCACGGACTGCAACCCGGGCTCCTCCTACACCAGCTCCATGCCGTTCTGCATCGCCCTTGCCGTCCGCGACATGCGGATGACCCCCGACGAGGCCCTCTGGTCGGCCACCGCCGGCGGCGCCCGCGCCCTGCGCCGCGACGACATCGGCCTCCTGGCGCCGGGAGCCCGCGCGGACCTGGCCCTCCTGGACGCCCCGAGCCACGTCCACCTCGCCTACCGGCCGGGCGTTCCGCTCGTTTCCGCCGTCTGGCAGCGGGGCCGCCGCGCCTGCTGA